From one bacterium genomic stretch:
- a CDS encoding 5'-deoxyadenosine deaminase: MKATSSILIRNGLLVTMNAGREILDGSVYIEDGRILEVPSARTEADTVIDATDCLVAPGFVQTHVHLCQTLFRGMADDMDVIDWLRLRIWPLEQAHDEQSVYDAARLAIAEMIRGGTTCALTMETVRHTEEAFRAVLETGFRAISGKAMMDRWEPGTEMVGEETQASLEMSLALLEEFHGEGDGRLQVAFCPRGSRNCTEGLWADIVALAAEHDTVIHTHAAENEAQTELLAIESTTDIEYLHSLGATGPRLVAAHCIWVTEPEIEILAETGTKVAHCPSCNLKLASGLAPVPEFLERGVVVGLGADGAPCNNNLDMFQEMRLASLVHKPRRGPRSMPAMSVLEMATLGGARTLGLEDELGSLEPGKRADVIVIRRDGLHTQPQVGDDPIAQLVYEHRASDVDSVIIDGRVLVRGGEFTELDPTEIRARASGSAERVLARAELASG; the protein is encoded by the coding sequence ATGAAGGCCACCTCCTCGATCCTGATCCGGAACGGGTTGCTCGTCACGATGAACGCCGGCCGCGAGATCCTGGATGGGAGCGTCTACATCGAGGATGGGCGTATCCTCGAGGTCCCTTCCGCTCGGACTGAGGCCGACACGGTCATCGACGCGACCGATTGCCTGGTAGCGCCCGGGTTCGTTCAGACCCACGTTCATTTGTGCCAGACCCTCTTTCGCGGGATGGCGGATGACATGGACGTGATCGACTGGCTTCGTCTGCGAATCTGGCCGCTCGAGCAGGCCCATGATGAGCAATCCGTGTACGACGCTGCTCGCCTGGCCATTGCCGAGATGATTCGCGGCGGTACCACCTGCGCCCTCACGATGGAGACGGTCCGTCATACGGAAGAGGCGTTCCGGGCTGTGCTCGAGACCGGCTTCCGGGCGATCAGCGGCAAGGCGATGATGGACCGTTGGGAGCCGGGAACCGAGATGGTCGGGGAGGAGACCCAGGCTTCGCTCGAGATGAGCCTCGCGCTCCTCGAGGAGTTCCATGGTGAGGGGGACGGCCGGCTGCAGGTCGCGTTCTGCCCCCGTGGTTCACGCAATTGCACCGAGGGTCTATGGGCGGACATCGTCGCGCTGGCCGCCGAGCACGATACGGTCATCCACACGCACGCGGCCGAGAACGAGGCACAGACCGAGCTTCTTGCTATCGAGAGCACGACCGATATCGAGTATCTACACAGCCTGGGCGCGACGGGCCCGCGATTGGTCGCCGCGCACTGCATTTGGGTGACCGAGCCCGAGATCGAGATCCTGGCCGAGACCGGGACCAAGGTGGCCCACTGTCCTTCGTGCAACCTGAAACTCGCCTCCGGGCTCGCTCCGGTGCCGGAGTTCCTTGAGCGAGGCGTAGTCGTCGGGCTGGGCGCGGACGGCGCCCCTTGCAACAACAACCTGGACATGTTCCAGGAGATGCGTCTGGCATCGCTCGTTCACAAGCCGCGGAGAGGCCCTCGTAGTATGCCGGCGATGTCCGTGCTGGAAATGGCCACCCTCGGGGGAGCGAGGACGCTTGGATTGGAAGACGAGCTCGGTTCGTTGGAACCCGGGAAGCGGGCCGATGTCATCGTGATCCGCCGCGACGGGCTTCACACCCAACCCCAAGTCGGTGATGACCCGATCGCGCAATTGGTATACGAGCACAGAGCGTCTGATGTTGACAGCGTGATCATCGACGGAAGGGTCCTCGTTCGTGGCGGGGAGTTCACCGAGCTCGATCCCAC